In Acipenser ruthenus chromosome 6, fAciRut3.2 maternal haplotype, whole genome shotgun sequence, the following proteins share a genomic window:
- the LOC117411514 gene encoding paired box protein Pax-1-like isoform X1, producing MEQTYGEVNQLGGVFVNGRPLPNAIRLRIVELAQLGIRPCDISRQLRVSHGCVSKILARYNETGSILPGAIGGSKPRVTTPNVVKNIRDYKQGDPGIFAWEIRDRLLADAVCDKYNVPSVSSISRILRNKIGNLSQPNQYESPKQQPPQPALPYNHIYQYPYPNPMSPTGTKMGNHPGVPVSAGHVSISRAWPSVHSVSNILGIRAFMDPTGAIAGTDGSYQPKLEDWSSVNRTPFSTPHGVNCIDKSSIDPDIKYAQPASTLSSFVPACAYSSNQYGVYSAPAGGYVTPAHHWQAQSASLSHPGSAMTMHGGEIHSPMAFKLPPRDVGHRKPPSPLSKQHEALNNLHGHTIPASSS from the exons ATGG aacaaacGTACGGAGAGGTGAATCAGCTGGGCGGTGTGTTTGTAAATGGAAGACCCCTTCCCAATGCCATCAGGCTCAGAATTGTGGAGTTGGCCCAGCTCGGAATCAGACCCTGCGATATTAGCAGACAGCTAAGGGTCTCCCACGGGTGTGTGAGTAAGATTCTGGCTCGATACAACGAGACTGGCTCCATCCTACCCGGGGCGATCGGAGGCAGCAAACCCAGGGTCACAACCCCCAACGTGGTGAAAAATATAAGGGACTACAAGCAAGGGGACCCGGGCATTTTCGCCTGGGAGATCCGCGACAGGCTCCTTGCAGATGCAGTCTGCGACAAGTACAACGTTCCCTCAGTCAGCTCAATAAGCAGGATTTTAAGGAACAAGATTGGAAATCTCTCCCAGCCGAACCAATACGAATCCCCCAAGCAGCAACCTCCCCAGCCAGCCCTGCCTTATAACCACATTTACCAATATCCGTACCCAAACCCAATGTCACCCACCGGGACCAAAATGGGCAACCACCCCGGAGTCCCCGTCTCCGCAGGACATGTTAGCATTTCGAGAGCCTGGCCCTCGGTTCACTCTGTCAGCAACATCCTGGGAATAAGAGCGTTCATGGATCCAACAG GAGCTATCGCTGGTACAGATGGATCTTACCAGCCAAAACTGGAGGATTGGAGTAGTGTTAACAGAACGCCATTTTCAACACCTCACGGCGTGAATTGTATTGACAAATCATCTATCGACCCCGATATTAAATATGCACAG CCGGCTTCAACCCTGTCCAGTTTTGTCCCAGCTTGTGCCTATTCTTCCAACCAGTATGGAGTGTATAGCGCGCCTGCGGGTGGCTACGTGACCCCTGCGCATCATTGGCAGGCTCAAAGCGCGAGCTTATCCCACCCAGGGAGCGCTATGACTATGCATGGAGGAGAAATCCACTCTCCAATGGCCTTTAAACTTCCACCAAGAGACG tagGACACAGAAAACCTCCCAGTCCCTTAAGCAAACAGCACGAAGCTTTGAATAACTTACATGGACACACGATCCCTGCCTCTTCTTCATAA
- the LOC117411514 gene encoding paired box protein Pax-1-like isoform X2, whose amino-acid sequence MEQTYGEVNQLGGVFVNGRPLPNAIRLRIVELAQLGIRPCDISRQLRVSHGCVSKILARYNETGSILPGAIGGSKPRVTTPNVVKNIRDYKQGDPGIFAWEIRDRLLADAVCDKYNVPSVSSISRILRNKIGNLSQPNQYESPKQQPPQPALPYNHIYQYPYPNPMSPTGTKMGNHPGVPVSAGHVSISRAWPSVHSVSNILGIRAFMDPTGAIAGTDGSYQPKLEDWSSVNRTPFSTPHGVNCIDKSSIDPDIKYAQPASTLSSFVPACAYSSNQYGVYSAPAGGYVTPAHHWQAQSASLSHPGSAMTMHGGEIHSPMAFKLPPRDGHRKPPSPLSKQHEALNNLHGHTIPASSS is encoded by the exons ATGG aacaaacGTACGGAGAGGTGAATCAGCTGGGCGGTGTGTTTGTAAATGGAAGACCCCTTCCCAATGCCATCAGGCTCAGAATTGTGGAGTTGGCCCAGCTCGGAATCAGACCCTGCGATATTAGCAGACAGCTAAGGGTCTCCCACGGGTGTGTGAGTAAGATTCTGGCTCGATACAACGAGACTGGCTCCATCCTACCCGGGGCGATCGGAGGCAGCAAACCCAGGGTCACAACCCCCAACGTGGTGAAAAATATAAGGGACTACAAGCAAGGGGACCCGGGCATTTTCGCCTGGGAGATCCGCGACAGGCTCCTTGCAGATGCAGTCTGCGACAAGTACAACGTTCCCTCAGTCAGCTCAATAAGCAGGATTTTAAGGAACAAGATTGGAAATCTCTCCCAGCCGAACCAATACGAATCCCCCAAGCAGCAACCTCCCCAGCCAGCCCTGCCTTATAACCACATTTACCAATATCCGTACCCAAACCCAATGTCACCCACCGGGACCAAAATGGGCAACCACCCCGGAGTCCCCGTCTCCGCAGGACATGTTAGCATTTCGAGAGCCTGGCCCTCGGTTCACTCTGTCAGCAACATCCTGGGAATAAGAGCGTTCATGGATCCAACAG GAGCTATCGCTGGTACAGATGGATCTTACCAGCCAAAACTGGAGGATTGGAGTAGTGTTAACAGAACGCCATTTTCAACACCTCACGGCGTGAATTGTATTGACAAATCATCTATCGACCCCGATATTAAATATGCACAG CCGGCTTCAACCCTGTCCAGTTTTGTCCCAGCTTGTGCCTATTCTTCCAACCAGTATGGAGTGTATAGCGCGCCTGCGGGTGGCTACGTGACCCCTGCGCATCATTGGCAGGCTCAAAGCGCGAGCTTATCCCACCCAGGGAGCGCTATGACTATGCATGGAGGAGAAATCCACTCTCCAATGGCCTTTAAACTTCCACCAAGAGACG GACACAGAAAACCTCCCAGTCCCTTAAGCAAACAGCACGAAGCTTTGAATAACTTACATGGACACACGATCCCTGCCTCTTCTTCATAA